TATATACAGGAGGAGAAATATAGGATTCGTATTTCAGCAGTACAATTTGATACCAGTATTAAATGTAAGAGAAAATATAGAAATGCCAGTAAGACTAGATAAAAAAATACCAGATAAAGAATATATAGATGATTTGATAGAATTTTTAGGGTTAACAGAAAGACAAAGACATTTACCAAATCAGCTTTCAGGAGGGCAGCAGCAGAGAGTGGCAATAGGCAGAGCATTGGCAGCAAAGCCCAGTATAATATTAGCAGATGAACCCACGGGGAATTTAGACACAAAAACGACAGGTGAAGTAATGAACCTGATAAAAAGTTCTATTAAAAAATATAATCAGACACTTGTATTGATAACACATAATGAAAATATAGCACAAAGTGCAGACAGAATATTATCTATTGTTGATGGAGAAATACAATAGAGATAATATTATTCAAATTTTAATTGGAGGATAGAAATGAATGTATATATACATTTAGCATTAGCATATCTGAAAAAACAAAGAGGAAGGACGATTGCTTTAGTATTAGGTGTCGCCTTGGCAGTAATGCTTGTATTTGG
The nucleotide sequence above comes from Thermoanaerobacterium sp. CMT5567-10. Encoded proteins:
- a CDS encoding ABC transporter ATP-binding protein — its product is MVILKTINLNKVYGKGENKVHALKDININVEKGEFLAIVGPSGSGKSTLLHLLGGLDKPTEGTVEIDGVDIYKLSEDKLAIYRRRNIGFVFQQYNLIPVLNVRENIEMPVRLDKKIPDKEYIDDLIEFLGLTERQRHLPNQLSGGQQQRVAIGRALAAKPSIILADEPTGNLDTKTTGEVMNLIKSSIKKYNQTLVLITHNENIAQSADRILSIVDGEIQ